In Pedobacter sp. SL55, the following proteins share a genomic window:
- a CDS encoding cation:proton antiporter, with product MTHLPVLIADLGLILAAGGITTIIFKKIKQPLVLGYILAGVIVGPHLNFTPTVTDHKSITTWAEIGVIFLLFSLGLEFSFKKLVKVGGSSSITALVEIIGMCLIGYFAGQLMGWKTMDSIFLGAVLSVSSTTIIIRAFDELGVKHKKFANLVFGALIVEDLAAILIMVLLTTVAVSQQFEGAEMVVSILKLSFFLILWFLGGIFIIPSFLKLTKKLMNDETLLVVSLALCLVMVILAVKVGFSPALGAFIMGSILAETPQAEKIEHLTKSVKDLFGAVFFVSVGMLIDPKILLAYWQPILIITGITIVGKLITTGSGALLSGQPLKTSVQTGLSLTQIGEFSFIIATLGLTLKATSDFLYPITVAVSAITTFTTPYLIKYSENFYNFLSKILPQKWLNAISRYSSSTEGITTLSDWKILLRSYIINTITHSVIIIAVVVLASRYVNPFIIKNITNGTNGVIISVFISFLMMSPFLWALSVRRIEKTAYSHLWLNKKYTRGPLIAIEVFRIALGVFFVGFLMYEFFDTWVAAGIALGLTILVMVIFSRRLQSFYERMENRFFYNLNARETAKKQPEILPWDTHLLELTVAPESKLVGQTLVDLAVREKYGINIAMIERGKIMIPTPKRDERLYPNDKVLVIGTDDQLASVKHLFEGDHTEIEDENTFPKQDMSLQKVVINSKSPVFGQTIRDSGIREKTQGLVVGIERNGQRILNPDSNLIFENEDIVWIVGNNKRIPELLK from the coding sequence ATGACACATTTACCTGTACTTATTGCAGATTTAGGATTGATACTTGCCGCTGGAGGCATTACTACTATTATATTTAAAAAAATCAAACAGCCACTAGTTTTAGGCTATATATTGGCTGGGGTAATTGTAGGTCCTCATCTTAATTTTACGCCTACCGTAACCGACCATAAAAGCATTACCACTTGGGCCGAAATTGGTGTAATTTTCTTACTTTTTAGCTTGGGGCTAGAGTTTAGCTTTAAGAAACTGGTTAAGGTTGGAGGCTCTTCGTCTATTACCGCTTTGGTAGAAATTATTGGAATGTGCTTAATTGGTTATTTTGCTGGCCAACTAATGGGCTGGAAAACCATGGACAGCATCTTCTTAGGTGCCGTACTTTCTGTTTCTTCTACAACAATTATCATTAGAGCCTTTGATGAACTGGGGGTAAAGCACAAAAAGTTCGCTAATCTGGTTTTTGGAGCACTGATTGTAGAAGATTTAGCTGCCATTTTAATTATGGTTTTACTCACTACGGTTGCCGTTAGTCAGCAATTTGAAGGTGCAGAAATGGTAGTGTCTATCTTAAAACTTAGTTTCTTTTTAATACTATGGTTTTTAGGTGGTATTTTCATCATCCCATCTTTTTTAAAATTAACCAAGAAGCTAATGAACGATGAAACCTTGCTCGTGGTGTCTTTAGCTTTATGTTTAGTAATGGTAATATTAGCGGTAAAAGTTGGGTTTTCTCCGGCGCTTGGGGCATTTATTATGGGATCCATTTTGGCAGAAACACCTCAAGCAGAAAAAATTGAGCACCTTACCAAATCCGTAAAAGATTTATTTGGGGCAGTATTTTTTGTTTCGGTGGGTATGTTAATAGACCCTAAAATTTTATTAGCCTATTGGCAGCCAATTTTAATAATTACAGGCATTACCATTGTGGGCAAACTAATTACTACAGGCAGCGGTGCTTTACTTTCTGGTCAGCCACTTAAAACATCGGTACAAACCGGGTTGAGTTTAACGCAAATTGGAGAGTTCTCTTTCATTATTGCCACTTTGGGTTTAACCTTAAAAGCAACTAGCGATTTCCTGTATCCTATTACCGTGGCCGTATCTGCAATAACTACGTTTACTACACCGTACCTTATCAAATATTCCGAAAACTTCTATAATTTTTTATCGAAGATACTTCCGCAAAAATGGCTTAATGCGATTAGTAGATACAGTAGCAGTACCGAAGGCATAACCACTTTAAGTGATTGGAAAATATTATTGAGATCGTACATTATCAATACCATTACCCACTCGGTAATTATCATCGCTGTGGTGGTTTTGGCATCCCGATACGTAAATCCTTTTATCATTAAAAACATTACCAACGGCACCAATGGTGTAATTATCAGTGTTTTTATTTCTTTCTTAATGATGTCGCCTTTTTTATGGGCACTTTCGGTAAGGCGTATAGAAAAAACCGCTTACTCGCATCTTTGGCTTAATAAAAAATATACCCGTGGCCCACTCATTGCCATAGAAGTTTTTAGAATTGCCTTAGGTGTATTTTTTGTAGGCTTTTTGATGTATGAGTTTTTTGATACCTGGGTAGCTGCCGGCATTGCACTTGGCTTAACCATTTTAGTAATGGTAATATTTTCTAGAAGGCTGCAAAGTTTCTACGAACGTATGGAAAACAGGTTTTTCTACAACCTTAATGCCAGAGAAACGGCTAAAAAACAACCAGAAATTTTACCTTGGGATACACATTTGCTCGAACTTACCGTAGCACCAGAATCAAAATTAGTAGGGCAAACCTTGGTAGATTTGGCAGTTAGGGAAAAGTACGGCATTAACATTGCCATGATTGAACGTGGCAAAATTATGATACCAACACCAAAACGTGACGAACGTTTATACCCTAACGATAAAGTTTTGGTAATTGGAACTGATGACCAGCTGGCAAGCGTTAAACATTTATTTGAGGGAGATCATACGGAAATAGAAGATGAGAATACCTTCCCAAAACAAGATATGTCTTTACAAAAAGTAGTGATCAACAGTAAATCTCCAGTGTTCGGACAAACCATCAGAGATAGTGGCATTAGGGAGAAAACTCAGGGCCTAGTGGTTGGTATCGAAAGAAACGGACAGCGTATCCTTAATCCAGATTCTAATTTGATTTTTGAAAATGAAGATATTGTGTGGATAGTTGGAAACAACAAGCGTATCCCAGAGTTACTGAAATAG
- a CDS encoding group III truncated hemoglobin gives MALADINSLEDIQLLVNTFYLRVRENELLGPIFNERIGDRWPEHLEKMYRFWQTVLLEVHTYTGSPFPPHAKLPVSQLHFDTWLSLWHSTIDEFFTGEKATDAKWRGDRMAEMFMYKIEYYRNNEAKPLL, from the coding sequence ATGGCATTAGCAGACATCAACAGCTTAGAAGATATTCAATTATTGGTAAATACCTTCTATTTGAGGGTTAGAGAAAACGAGTTGTTAGGTCCTATTTTTAACGAGCGTATTGGCGATAGATGGCCAGAACATTTAGAGAAGATGTATCGCTTTTGGCAGACTGTGCTACTAGAAGTACACACCTACACCGGTAGTCCTTTCCCACCACACGCCAAACTTCCGGTAAGCCAACTTCATTTTGATACCTGGCTAAGCTTATGGCACAGCACCATAGATGAATTTTTTACCGGAGAAAAAGCTACCGATGCCAAATGGCGAGGAGATAGAATGGCAGAGATGTTTATGTACAAGATAGAATATTACCGCAATAACGAGGCAAAACCATTGCTTTAA
- a CDS encoding lysine transporter LysE, which yields MLVVTFLIGVALNAMGYIPPGNINLTLAQLTINRGMRQAWGFILAFSAIEVFFTFGMMRFARWISSDVDIDSIKLGNFQLSFLVDLFMMVLLLVMGTLAWLNRDKVNQPKATDSRKGSVLYGVILGVLNPVQIPFWLFFGNYVILHEWIATDYISLVIFSIGSGVGSMLALYGYAYFAKFIQEKFTLSSRLINKCIAIFLYCLALYLVVKQIIIHFG from the coding sequence ATGCTCGTAGTTACCTTTCTAATTGGTGTTGCTCTTAACGCGATGGGATACATTCCGCCGGGTAATATTAACCTAACTTTAGCACAGTTAACCATTAACCGTGGTATGCGCCAAGCTTGGGGGTTTATCCTTGCTTTTTCTGCTATAGAGGTTTTTTTTACCTTCGGAATGATGCGTTTTGCCCGCTGGATTTCTAGCGATGTAGACATTGATAGCATTAAGTTGGGCAACTTTCAGTTGAGCTTTTTGGTGGATTTGTTTATGATGGTGTTACTCTTGGTAATGGGTACTTTAGCATGGCTTAACCGAGATAAGGTCAATCAGCCTAAGGCAACAGATAGTAGAAAAGGCAGTGTGCTTTATGGTGTTATTTTGGGCGTTTTAAATCCAGTACAAATACCTTTTTGGTTGTTTTTTGGCAACTATGTAATCTTACACGAGTGGATTGCTACAGATTATATATCATTGGTTATCTTTAGTATAGGCTCTGGCGTAGGCTCTATGTTGGCACTTTACGGTTACGCTTATTTTGCTAAATTTATTCAGGAAAAATTTACACTGAGTAGCCGCCTAATTAATAAATGTATTGCCATTTTTTTATATTGTTTGGCGCTGTATTTAGTTGTTAAGCAAATTATAATCCATTTTGGATAG
- the uvrA gene encoding excinuclease ABC subunit UvrA translates to MSKELEKDPHQHIIIKGARVHNLKNIDVAIPKNKFVVITGMSGSGKSSLAFDTLYAEGQRRYVESLSAYARQFMGRMNKPDVDYIKGIAPAIAIEQKVITSNPRSTVGTSTEIYDYLKLLYSRIGRTYSPISGNEVKKDTVSTVVDFVAALADDEVVTIFSPLHPQNNRTLKEELAVLLQKGFLRVSYLGNIKKIEDLLADDTIKDEELTEADQVFILIDRIVVAHDDETLSRIADSAQTAFFEGKGDCYIENVGKRTFFCDRFELDDLKFEEPTPNFFSFNNPYGACKRCEGYGNVIGIDEDLVIPDKSKSIYDNAIAPWRGEKMGEWLKAFIKNADKFDFPIHRSFSELTEKQQQLLWTGNKYFRGLDDFFKELEEQTYKIQYRVMLSRYRGKTTCPDCKGTRLRKDASYVKVGGKSILELVLMPLSTILPFFDGLALTENEQKISKRLLAEISSRILYLNNVGLGYLTLNRLSNTLSGGESQRINLATSLGSSLVGSVYVLDEPSIGLHPRDTHRLIGVLESLRNVGNTVLVVEHEEEMMKAADHLIDIGPEAGTQGGNLVFSGTYDQIIKDKKSLTGRYLAGLDSIEIPKKRRNWKDHILIKGARENNLKNVNVKFPLGVFTCVTGVSGSGKTSLIKRILYPALQKAIGNYAGEQTGAYDGIFGNIDLVQQVEMVDQNPIGRSSRSNPVTYVKAWDDVRALFSGLPAAKAAGLKPAAFSFNVEGGRCDVCQGEGEVKIEMQFMADIYLPCETCGGKRFKQQVLDVTYQDKNVSDILDMTIDQAVEFFVKEPKIMAKLQPLVDVGLGYVHLGQSSNTLSGGEAQRIKLASFLIKGNNAQKAVFIFDEPTTGLHFHDIKKLLKALNTLIEQGSTVIVIEHNMDMIKCADWVIDIGPEGGDKGGNVVFEGKPEDLLKVANSYTGQFLKTHLA, encoded by the coding sequence ATGAGCAAGGAACTAGAGAAAGATCCACATCAACATATCATCATAAAAGGGGCTAGAGTACACAATTTAAAGAATATTGATGTAGCTATCCCTAAAAATAAGTTTGTAGTAATTACCGGAATGTCTGGTTCTGGCAAATCGTCGTTAGCATTTGATACGCTATACGCCGAAGGCCAACGTAGGTATGTAGAGAGCTTATCAGCCTATGCCCGCCAGTTTATGGGGCGTATGAACAAGCCCGATGTAGATTATATCAAAGGCATTGCTCCCGCCATTGCCATAGAACAAAAAGTAATTACTTCGAACCCGCGTTCTACGGTAGGTACTTCTACCGAAATTTACGATTACCTAAAATTACTATACTCTAGAATTGGTAGAACTTATTCCCCAATTTCGGGCAATGAGGTAAAAAAAGATACGGTAAGTACAGTTGTAGATTTTGTTGCGGCACTGGCCGATGATGAAGTGGTAACTATTTTCAGCCCATTGCATCCTCAAAATAATAGAACATTAAAAGAAGAGCTAGCGGTACTTTTACAAAAGGGATTTTTGCGAGTTTCTTACTTAGGCAATATCAAGAAAATAGAAGATTTGCTGGCAGATGATACCATTAAAGACGAAGAACTGACCGAAGCAGATCAGGTATTTATTTTGATAGACCGTATTGTGGTTGCTCACGATGATGAAACTTTAAGTCGCATTGCGGACTCGGCGCAAACTGCTTTTTTTGAAGGTAAAGGAGATTGCTATATTGAAAACGTCGGTAAACGAACTTTCTTTTGCGACCGTTTTGAGTTAGACGATTTGAAGTTCGAGGAGCCTACGCCCAATTTCTTTAGTTTCAATAACCCCTACGGTGCTTGTAAACGTTGCGAGGGTTATGGCAATGTAATTGGTATCGACGAAGATTTGGTAATTCCAGATAAAAGCAAGAGTATATACGATAATGCTATTGCTCCTTGGCGTGGCGAAAAAATGGGCGAATGGCTTAAAGCATTTATTAAAAATGCTGATAAATTCGATTTTCCAATTCATCGTTCCTTTAGCGAGCTCACAGAAAAACAACAGCAATTGCTTTGGACGGGTAATAAGTATTTCAGAGGTCTGGATGATTTCTTTAAGGAACTAGAAGAGCAGACATACAAAATTCAGTATCGGGTAATGCTATCGCGTTACCGTGGTAAAACTACCTGCCCAGATTGCAAAGGGACACGTTTACGTAAGGATGCATCTTATGTGAAAGTGGGTGGTAAGTCTATCTTAGAATTGGTGCTGATGCCACTTTCTACCATCTTGCCATTTTTTGATGGGTTGGCATTAACCGAAAATGAGCAGAAAATCTCGAAACGTTTACTGGCAGAAATTAGTAGCCGCATTTTATACCTTAACAATGTTGGTTTGGGCTATTTAACTTTAAACCGTCTATCAAATACTTTATCTGGCGGCGAAAGTCAGCGTATTAACCTAGCAACTTCGCTAGGCAGTAGCTTGGTAGGTTCTGTTTACGTGTTAGATGAGCCTAGTATTGGCCTGCACCCTCGCGATACCCACCGCTTAATTGGCGTGTTAGAGTCGTTAAGAAACGTGGGAAACACCGTTTTGGTGGTAGAGCACGAAGAGGAGATGATGAAAGCTGCCGACCATTTGATTGATATTGGTCCAGAAGCAGGTACACAAGGTGGAAATTTGGTTTTCAGCGGCACTTACGATCAAATCATTAAAGACAAAAAATCACTTACAGGCAGATATTTGGCAGGGCTAGATAGTATAGAAATCCCTAAAAAGCGTAGAAACTGGAAAGATCATATTTTAATTAAAGGAGCCAGAGAAAATAACTTAAAAAATGTGAATGTAAAATTTCCTTTGGGTGTGTTCACTTGCGTTACGGGTGTTTCTGGTTCGGGTAAAACGAGTTTAATCAAACGGATTTTGTATCCCGCTTTGCAAAAAGCCATTGGTAATTATGCTGGCGAGCAAACAGGGGCTTACGATGGAATTTTCGGCAATATCGATTTGGTGCAGCAGGTAGAAATGGTAGATCAGAACCCAATTGGTCGTTCTTCTCGTTCTAATCCGGTAACCTATGTAAAAGCTTGGGACGATGTTAGGGCCTTGTTTTCGGGCTTGCCAGCTGCAAAAGCCGCAGGGCTAAAACCAGCAGCATTTTCTTTTAACGTAGAAGGTGGCCGTTGCGATGTTTGCCAAGGCGAGGGCGAAGTTAAAATTGAAATGCAGTTTATGGCCGATATTTATTTGCCATGCGAAACTTGCGGTGGTAAACGCTTTAAACAACAGGTGTTAGATGTAACTTATCAGGATAAAAACGTGTCTGACATTTTAGATATGACGATAGACCAAGCGGTTGAGTTTTTTGTAAAAGAACCTAAAATAATGGCTAAGCTACAACCCTTGGTAGATGTTGGTTTGGGTTATGTTCATTTAGGACAATCGTCAAATACTTTATCTGGGGGCGAGGCGCAGCGTATTAAACTGGCTTCATTTTTAATTAAGGGGAACAATGCGCAAAAGGCAGTTTTTATTTTCGATGAGCCAACCACTGGTTTGCATTTTCATGATATTAAGAAACTATTAAAGGCGCTAAATACTTTGATAGAGCAAGGCAGTACGGTAATTGTAATAGAGCACAATATGGACATGATTAAATGTGCAGATTGGGTAATTGATATTGGTCCAGAAGGTGGAGATAAAGGAGGTAACGTTGTTTTTGAAGGTAAACCAGAAGATTTGTTGAAAGTAGCAAACTCTTACACCGGACAGTTTTTAAAAACGCATTTAGCTTAA
- a CDS encoding RNA polymerase sigma factor — protein sequence MRLQQVSDQDLVKLYIGGDESVIEELLRRHKSKIFTSIYLLVKDQYLAEDIFQDAFIKVINTLRSGRYNEEGKFLPWVMRIAHNLVIDYFRKEKRTPTITSADGTDVLNLIQIHEESAEERMLREQTHVDLRKMIHHLPDEQKEVLIMRHYADLSFKEIAELTDVSINTALGRMRYALSNLRKMMNVKEISVSRS from the coding sequence ATGAGGTTACAACAGGTTAGTGATCAGGATTTGGTGAAGTTATATATCGGCGGTGACGAAAGTGTTATCGAGGAACTTCTTCGTCGGCACAAGTCCAAAATTTTCACGTCAATTTATTTATTGGTTAAGGATCAATATCTCGCAGAAGACATTTTCCAGGATGCTTTTATCAAAGTAATTAACACCTTACGTTCTGGCAGGTATAACGAAGAAGGGAAGTTTTTACCCTGGGTAATGCGTATTGCACATAACTTGGTTATCGATTATTTTAGAAAAGAAAAGCGTACGCCAACCATTACCAGTGCCGATGGTACCGACGTGCTTAACCTGATACAAATTCACGAAGAAAGTGCCGAAGAACGTATGCTGAGAGAGCAAACACATGTAGATTTACGTAAAATGATACATCATTTGCCCGATGAGCAAAAAGAAGTTTTAATTATGCGCCACTACGCCGATTTGAGCTTTAAAGAAATTGCAGAACTTACCGATGTAAGTATCAACACCGCATTGGGGCGAATGCGCTATGCGCTAAGCAACCTACGCAAAATGATGAACGTTAAAGAAATAAGCGTAAGCCGCAGCTAA
- a CDS encoding MFS transporter translates to MLIDKKLIPLTLGGLGIGITEFVMMGLLPDIAKDLSITIPQAGHLISAYALGVVVGAPTLAIISAKYPPKNILIALMVLFTVFNAVSAFAPSYFTLFIARLFSGLPHGAFFGVGSVVASRIAPKGKQAQAVSLMFAGLTIANLFGVPLGTFIGHNYSWRYSFGIVAIVGLVTLLSLKYWLPELPAVKNRDLKTELSFFAKREAWIIILMISIGTGGLFCWISYIAPLMTDVAGFAESSVTYILMLAGLGMLVGNFLGGYLADKFSPAKACIALLLAMCFILVIVFFVSAHPILALITTFLTGAIAFASAAPIQMLMIRTAKDSEMIAASASQASFNIGNALGALFGGLPLVYGLSYNYPSLVGAAMALVGSFFAYWLIKRMSK, encoded by the coding sequence ATGTTAATTGATAAAAAACTTATTCCCCTTACCTTAGGAGGTTTAGGCATTGGCATTACAGAATTTGTAATGATGGGCCTACTTCCTGATATTGCTAAAGACCTTTCTATTACCATACCACAAGCTGGCCATTTAATTTCTGCTTATGCTTTGGGTGTTGTGGTTGGAGCACCAACTTTGGCCATTATATCGGCAAAATATCCACCAAAAAACATCCTTATTGCATTAATGGTTTTATTTACCGTATTTAATGCTGTTTCTGCTTTTGCACCTAGTTACTTTACGCTTTTTATTGCCAGGTTGTTTTCTGGTTTACCACATGGCGCTTTCTTTGGTGTAGGCTCTGTAGTAGCCAGTCGTATTGCGCCTAAAGGTAAACAAGCACAGGCTGTTTCCTTAATGTTTGCTGGGCTTACCATAGCTAATTTATTTGGCGTGCCACTAGGCACTTTTATTGGTCACAATTACTCATGGCGATATTCTTTCGGTATTGTTGCCATCGTAGGCCTTGTTACTTTGTTAAGCTTAAAATATTGGCTACCAGAACTACCAGCCGTTAAAAACAGAGATTTGAAAACAGAACTCAGCTTTTTTGCCAAACGCGAAGCTTGGATTATTATACTGATGATTTCTATAGGCACAGGAGGGTTATTCTGTTGGATCAGTTACATTGCTCCGTTAATGACCGACGTTGCTGGCTTTGCAGAAAGCAGTGTAACTTATATCTTAATGTTAGCAGGCTTAGGCATGTTGGTAGGCAACTTTTTGGGCGGTTATTTAGCCGATAAGTTTTCTCCAGCTAAGGCCTGCATAGCACTTTTACTTGCCATGTGCTTTATCTTAGTTATTGTCTTTTTTGTTTCGGCACATCCCATACTAGCTTTAATTACCACCTTTTTAACCGGCGCTATTGCCTTTGCTTCGGCAGCGCCCATACAAATGTTAATGATTAGAACCGCTAAAGATTCGGAAATGATTGCGGCATCTGCTAGTCAGGCTAGCTTTAATATTGGCAATGCCCTTGGTGCACTATTTGGTGGCTTGCCTCTGGTATACGGGTTAAGCTACAATTACCCTTCGCTAGTTGGGGCCGCAATGGCTTTAGTGGGTTCATTTTTCGCCTACTGGTTGATTAAGAGAATGAGTAAATGA
- a CDS encoding methionine-R-sulfoxide reductase gives MKLIADKTLMVWMLLVSISVSACAQQSAEKKQEVKATSKTTRKMEWNKLTKEEEHVIVGKGTEYPGTGKYDKFFEKGTYICKRCNAPLYRSETKFDAHCGWPAFDDEIKGAVKRIPDADGSRTEIVCANCDAHLGHVFVGEFLTAKNTRHCVNSISMTFVPDKK, from the coding sequence ATGAAATTGATAGCCGATAAAACATTGATGGTATGGATGCTGTTAGTGTCGATAAGTGTATCTGCTTGCGCACAACAATCTGCCGAAAAAAAACAAGAGGTTAAAGCAACTTCAAAAACAACAAGAAAAATGGAATGGAATAAATTAACAAAAGAAGAAGAACACGTTATTGTTGGCAAGGGAACAGAATATCCCGGAACCGGCAAATACGATAAGTTTTTCGAAAAAGGAACCTATATCTGCAAGAGATGTAATGCGCCGCTATACCGTTCGGAAACTAAGTTTGATGCCCATTGCGGCTGGCCAGCTTTTGATGACGAAATTAAGGGAGCAGTAAAACGCATTCCGGATGCAGATGGTTCGCGTACCGAAATTGTATGTGCCAATTGCGATGCGCATTTGGGACACGTTTTTGTTGGCGAATTTTTGACTGCAAAAAACACCCGTCATTGCGTAAACTCAATTTCTATGACTTTTGTGCCTGATAAGAAATAA
- the sucD gene encoding succinate--CoA ligase subunit alpha, producing the protein MSVLVNKDSKVIVQGFTGNEGTYHAEQMIAYGTNVVGGVTPGKGGQEHLGRPVFNTVKDAVDKAGANVSIIFVPPAFAADAIMEAAEGGIKVIVCITEGIPTKDMIAVKSYIADKDCRLIGPNCPGVITADEAKIGIMPGFIFKKGTVGVVSKSGTLTYEAVDQVVKAGLGITTAIGIGGDPIIGTPTKEAVELLMNDPETEGIIMIGEIGGGMEAEAARWIKEHGTKPVVGFIAGQTAPPGRRMGHAGAIVGGADDTAAAKMKIMRECGITVVESPAEIGAAMAALLKK; encoded by the coding sequence ATGAGTGTTTTAGTAAATAAAGATTCAAAAGTAATTGTTCAGGGGTTTACCGGTAATGAAGGTACTTACCACGCTGAGCAAATGATAGCTTACGGTACGAACGTTGTTGGTGGGGTAACTCCAGGCAAGGGCGGTCAGGAACATTTAGGCAGGCCCGTGTTTAACACGGTTAAGGATGCTGTTGATAAAGCTGGTGCTAATGTGTCTATTATTTTCGTACCTCCTGCATTTGCTGCGGATGCCATTATGGAAGCTGCTGAAGGCGGTATTAAAGTGATTGTTTGTATTACAGAAGGTATCCCTACAAAGGATATGATTGCTGTAAAATCTTATATTGCAGATAAAGATTGCCGTTTAATTGGCCCTAACTGCCCAGGTGTAATTACTGCCGATGAGGCTAAAATTGGTATCATGCCAGGTTTTATCTTCAAAAAAGGTACTGTTGGTGTAGTTTCTAAGTCTGGTACTTTAACTTACGAAGCGGTAGACCAAGTAGTGAAAGCTGGTTTGGGTATTACTACAGCTATTGGTATTGGTGGCGATCCAATTATTGGTACACCTACTAAAGAAGCGGTAGAGTTGTTAATGAACGATCCAGAAACTGAAGGTATCATCATGATTGGTGAAATTGGCGGTGGCATGGAAGCTGAAGCTGCTCGTTGGATTAAAGAACACGGTACTAAGCCAGTTGTTGGTTTTATTGCTGGTCAAACTGCGCCTCCGGGACGTAGAATGGGCCACGCTGGTGCTATTGTTGGTGGCGCTGACGATACTGCTGCTGCAAAAATGAAAATTATGCGTGAGTGCGGTATTACGGTTGTAGAAAGCCCTGCCGAAATTGGTGCTGCTATGGCTGCTTTGTTGAAAAAATAG
- a CDS encoding 4'-phosphopantetheinyl transferase family protein — protein MIDTLLSYNFAWKPYSVEQPLATDKTHIFRISVDNYFPKIKRQLAEVLSDREQEKAGRMFIQKDKERYVVSKFCLRTILSFCLKTAPHEIDFIFHDHKKPTVNGIEFNISHTGDYVLIAISPKPVGIDVEYLNREFDFKSILDITFSKNEIEFIGNKDIDPTNFYVMWTRKEALLKASGEGVSDNLHLIECLEEHLEREKEVFKMRTFMIEENYVASIATTLDQKELMFWNWV, from the coding sequence ATGATAGACACCCTGTTAAGCTATAACTTTGCATGGAAACCATACAGCGTTGAACAACCGTTAGCTACAGACAAAACTCACATTTTCCGAATTTCTGTCGATAATTATTTCCCAAAAATCAAAAGGCAGCTTGCCGAAGTGCTATCAGACCGCGAACAAGAAAAAGCGGGCAGAATGTTTATCCAAAAAGACAAAGAACGGTATGTAGTGAGTAAATTTTGCCTTCGCACTATCCTTAGTTTTTGTTTAAAAACAGCTCCTCACGAAATCGATTTTATATTTCACGACCATAAAAAACCCACGGTAAACGGCATTGAGTTTAACATTAGCCATACCGGCGATTACGTACTGATTGCCATTAGCCCTAAACCAGTTGGCATAGATGTAGAATACCTTAATCGAGAATTTGATTTTAAATCAATATTAGACATCACTTTTTCTAAAAACGAGATAGAGTTTATAGGCAATAAAGACATAGACCCTACTAATTTTTATGTGATGTGGACTAGAAAAGAAGCATTGCTAAAAGCCAGTGGCGAGGGAGTTAGCGATAACCTACACCTTATCGAGTGTTTAGAAGAACATTTAGAAAGAGAAAAAGAGGTCTTTAAAATGCGTACGTTTATGATTGAAGAAAACTACGTAGCCAGCATAGCCACCACGCTAGACCAAAAAGAACTCATGTTTTGGAATTGGGTTTAG